Proteins encoded by one window of Lycium barbarum isolate Lr01 chromosome 11, ASM1917538v2, whole genome shotgun sequence:
- the LOC132620193 gene encoding cysteine-rich receptor-like protein kinase 10, producing the protein MACFYAEEMCHQIFVKKLRVNSCFLSYNVLRWNHFVQLGKSTVAAKENDCSGKKFATKEANFLSLERVYSLGQCTPDLSESSCDNCLRVAIGNLPIDGKKGGRVIFSSCNVRYEMYPFYNITVVAPPPPPPVLCSPPPLSVSNSTSSDRGKGGTSSGVIAAIVVPIVVSMLLFIFGFWNDVQLITLLGVMKFQQLNPRNMNTIGAARTNFSTDNKISEGGFGAVYKGKLPNGQEIDVKRLTRSSGQRIEEFKNEIVLIANLQHKNLVRLLGYCFEEEENEVVSIDSHRTRVAPSFLGLLA; encoded by the exons GTGGAACCATTTTGTTCAACTTGGAAAAT CAACTGTGGCTGCAAAGGAAAATGATTGTTCGGGGAAAAAGTTTGCTACTAAAGAAGCCAATTTTTTATCACTTGAGAGAGTTTATTCACTTGGGCAGTGCACTCCGGATCTGTCTGAATCTTCTTGTGATAATTGTCTGAGAGTTGCTATTGGGAATTTACCGATTGATGGCAAGAAAGGCGGTAGAGTTATCTTCTCAAGCTGCAATGTTCGTTATGAGATGTACCCTTTTTATAACATTACTGTTGTCGCGCCACCACCTCCACCACCAGTTCTTTGTTCTCCTCCTCCTCTTTCTGTGTCCAATTCTACAAGCAGCGATAGAG GAAAAGGGGGAACTTCATCTGGTGTAATCGCTGCAATAGTCGTTCCAATTGTTGTTTCAATGCTACTCTTCATATTTGGTTTCT GGAATGATGTTCAACTGATCACCCTTCTCGGAGTT ATGAAATTTCAACAGCTGAATCCTCGCAATATGAACACTATTGGAGCTGCCAGAACTAACTTCTCAACCGACAACAAAATTAGTGAAGGCGGATTTGGTGCTGTCTACAAG GGTAAACTTCCTAATGGACAAGAGATAGATGTGAAGAGGCTAACGAGAAGTTCAGGACAACGCATAGAAGAATTTAAGAATGAGATCGTATTGATCGCCAATCTTCAGCACAAAAATTTAGTGAGACTACTGGGATATTGCTTTGAAGAAGAGGAAAA CGAAGTGGTGTCAATTGACTCCCACCGGACAAGGGTAGCTCCATCCTTTCTTGGACTGCTCGCATAG